One stretch of Zingiber officinale cultivar Zhangliang chromosome 6B, Zo_v1.1, whole genome shotgun sequence DNA includes these proteins:
- the LOC121990247 gene encoding uncharacterized protein LOC121990247: MEEIIEDSFGGELDGKERASMEWKKNMDDKHDSLLNINGRGCFPFDAKQTCQPMPSNIIGNYVHGNMTSDSVSLQKSSDSLANEAANKLKLGFISTRPVPPQFDNLFVTDSEEDYLDGHNSDSAGSTRYFFQTKDIENNSTASKSTGTDCTILKEGNLDSSDDPLECQKPSGSLKGSMDTGINDPSSVPSCGKVRMLEESCKCSFCLKAAYIWADLHYQDTRAKLAQLKKSKRLARSLKARSCSNKSSIKTAQSISNRSPSLESQLTQQWQPLFLFTENIIVRETAELHDKFLRLKELKENCKRDLEKISLVPSEK, from the exons ATGGAAGAAATAATCGAGGATAGTTTTGGAGGAGAATTAGATGGAAAGGAAAGAGCTTCTATGGAATGGAAGAAAAACATGGATGATAAACATGATTCTTTGCTCAACATAAATGGGAGAGGTTGTTTCCCTTTCGATGCTAAGCAGACATGCCAACCTATGCCTTCAAATATCATAGGTAACTATGTCCATGGAAATATGACATCTGATTCCGTTTCCTTGCAAAAGAGTTCTGATTCATTAGCAAATGAAGCTGCTAACAAGTTAAAACTAGGCTTTATATCCACCAGGCCTGTGCCTCCACAATTTGATAACTTGTTTGTAACTGATTCAGAAGAAGACTATTTAGATGGTCATAACTCCGATAGTGCTGGTTCCACTAGATACTTTTTCCAGACAAAAgatattgaaaataattctacTGCATCAAAATCTACTGGCACAGATTGTACAATATTGAAGGAAGGCAATCTTGATAGCTCTGATGACCCCTTGGAATGCCAAAAGCCATCTGGCTCATTGAAAGGCAGTATGGATACTGGTATAAATGATCCCAGTAGTGTCCCTAGTTGTGGCAAAGTTAGAATGCTGGAAGAATCTTGTAAATGCTCTTTTTGTCTCAAAG CTGCTTACATATGGGCAGACCTACATTATCAGGATACTAGAGCCAAACTCGCTC aattgaaGAAAAGTAAAAGGCTTGCAAGGTCTTTAAAAGCACGAAGTTGCAGCAACAAAAGCAGTATCAAGACTGCTCAAAGCATCTCAAATAGATCCCCCTCACTGGAGTCTCAATTAACTCAACAATGGCAACCACTTTTCCTTTTCACAGAGAATATCATTGTGCGTGAAACTGCTGAGCTT CATGACAAATTTCTCAGGCTGAAAGAGTTGAAGGAGAATTGCAAGAGAGATTTGGAGAAAATTAGCTTGGTTCCTTCAgagaaatga